One Hemibagrus wyckioides isolate EC202008001 linkage group LG09, SWU_Hwy_1.0, whole genome shotgun sequence DNA segment encodes these proteins:
- the LOC131359026 gene encoding macrophage mannose receptor 1-like isoform X1, which translates to MTVVLSILLLMALTDAATGLFWRQHIYYDKRSSWIEAQTFCKNNYVDLSIIDTQEEFDSFVGQTSRHTQDSSWIGLTRGKSEREFTQWSDGSALGFSKWKDKEPDNQKEDCVQTTNNEWSNEECEKQFKAFCYSWAPKMIVVQEMMNWEEALVHCRTHYTDLVRLTTEIDHFVVNNRSMEIQTPTFWTSLRFMDGSWYWVNQTSLVSNETSLPSCPARPFRCGARNIIDGVWENRDCEEKMNFICYHDICRTPFLNEEDHCNQDWHKTMKKRRMEMLSRLISKKQHIISIELLCLNCLILNTYSNTTFKCKIILL; encoded by the exons ATGACGGTTGttctctccatcctcctcctGATGGCTCTAACAGATGCAGCCACAGGTCTGTTCTGGAGACAACACATTTATTACGACAAGCGATCAAGCTGGATTGAGGCTCAGACGTTCTGCAAGAACAATTATGTAGATCTATCAATTATTGACACACAAGAGGAATTTGACAGTTTTGTAGGTCAAACAAGCAGACATACACAAGACAGTTCCTGGATTGGACTTACGAGAGGAAAATCTGAGCGAGAGTTTACACAGTGGTCCGACGGAAGTGCGCTGGGGTTCTCAAAGTGGAAAGATAAGGAACCTGACAATCAGAAAGAAGACTGTGTTCAAACTACCAACAATGAGTGGTCAAATGAAGAGTGTGAAAAACAATTTAAAGCCTTCTGCTACTCTTGGGCACCTAAGATGATTGTGGTGCAGGAGATGATGAACTGGGAGGAGGCTCTGGTGCACTgcagaacacactacactgacctggtAAGGCTCACCACGGAGATAGACCACTTTGTGGTCAACAACAGGAGTATGGAAATTCAGACACCCACTTTCTGGACCAGTCTACGATTCATGGATGGCTCATGGTACTGGGTGAACCAGACGTCTCTGGTGAGTAATGAGACATCATTGCCTTCATGCCCTGCCAGGCCTTTCCGATGTGGAGCACGAAACATTATAGATGGTGTCTGGGAGAACAGAGACTGTGAGGAGAAAATGAACTTCATTTGTTATCACGATATTTG TAGAACACCCTTCTTAAACGAAGAGGATCACTGCAATCAAGACTGGCACAAGAcgatgaagaaaagaagaatggaGATGCTGAGCAGATTAATATCGAAGAAACAGCATATAATATCAATTGAATTATTATGTTTGAATTGTTTAATACTCAATACTTACTCCAATACTACATTTAAGTGCAAAATTATATTGTTGTga
- the LOC131359026 gene encoding macrophage mannose receptor 1-like isoform X2, with the protein MTVVLSILLLMALTDAATGLFWRQHIYYDKRSSWIEAQTFCKNNYVDLSIIDTQEEFDSFVGQTSRHTQDSSWIGLTRGKSEREFTQWSDGSALGFSKWKDKEPDNQKEDCVQTTNNEWSNEECEKQFKAFCYSWAPKMIVVQEMMNWEEALVHCRTHYTDLVRLTTEIDHFVVNNRSMEIQTPTFWTSLRFMDGSWYWVNQTSLVSNETSLPSCPARPFRCGARNIIDGVWENRDCEEKMNFICYHDI; encoded by the exons ATGACGGTTGttctctccatcctcctcctGATGGCTCTAACAGATGCAGCCACAGGTCTGTTCTGGAGACAACACATTTATTACGACAAGCGATCAAGCTGGATTGAGGCTCAGACGTTCTGCAAGAACAATTATGTAGATCTATCAATTATTGACACACAAGAGGAATTTGACAGTTTTGTAGGTCAAACAAGCAGACATACACAAGACAGTTCCTGGATTGGACTTACGAGAGGAAAATCTGAGCGAGAGTTTACACAGTGGTCCGACGGAAGTGCGCTGGGGTTCTCAAAGTGGAAAGATAAGGAACCTGACAATCAGAAAGAAGACTGTGTTCAAACTACCAACAATGAGTGGTCAAATGAAGAGTGTGAAAAACAATTTAAAGCCTTCTGCTACTCTTGGGCACCTAAGATGATTGTGGTGCAGGAGATGATGAACTGGGAGGAGGCTCTGGTGCACTgcagaacacactacactgacctggtAAGGCTCACCACGGAGATAGACCACTTTGTGGTCAACAACAGGAGTATGGAAATTCAGACACCCACTTTCTGGACCAGTCTACGATTCATGGATGGCTCATGGTACTGGGTGAACCAGACGTCTCTGGTGAGTAATGAGACATCATTGCCTTCATGCCCTGCCAGGCCTTTCCGATGTGGAGCACGAAACATTATAGATGGTGTCTGGGAGAACAGAGACTGTGAGGAGAAAATGAACTTCATTTGTTATCACGATATTTG A
- the LOC131359012 gene encoding uncharacterized protein LOC131359012 produces MKYLFYLSEGGRLISGYVVHFWNFFFLQRKHGSHLQRYTALTASRKRKMESEKAPSTSRQLTLGETKLVTQKNVDHAVLNFVTQSLQPFSVVEQPSFKAFLHDLQPNTSLMSRPTWMDEAALQMKTNMKKAMSEIDFIATTTDCWSSRRRGFIGVTAHWVDPNSLERCSVALACRQLKGPHTFDVLACALNDIHWQTEQGCSNYYGQWVKFFKGISYIYGEQDENNNFALEETEDEISDVMCDEDEEDVDGVEVDFVEVTAVLDEDDGLQFQLPKHHRCACHLLNLVSTVDAAKACSNEAFKKLSRSAKCHALRNKCGRSAAAAEIVEDMCKIQLIRPNTTRWHSLFLAVERVLRIIKDQGEGAIRTVCTSLKLPMSSPVEIAFLEEYAGTMSPLDKALNILQAEIDVQMGWLLPTLTLLILKLDRIRISSRYCKPLVDAIQGGLQQRFGNMLVEPEFIAAAILVPKFKTSWTADEHIVKLGLDYIKDHLEEETSNETPVGQEGIRQLDGNLPAKLMTKKFLSPSQQSVSCL; encoded by the exons atgaaatatttattttatttgtcagaGGGAGGAAGACTGATCTCTGGATATGTAGTtcatttttggaattttttctttttgcagagAAAGCATGGTAGCCACTTGCAGAGATACACTGCCCTAACAGCatcaaggaaaagaaaaatggagaGCGAGAAGGCTCCTTCGACATCCAGACAGTTGACGTTGGGAGAAACTAAGCTAGTCACACAGAAGAATGTTGATCATGCAGTGTTGAATTTTGTGACCCAGAGTCTCCAACCCTTTAGTGTGGTGGAACAACCATCATTTAAAGCTTTCTTGCATGATCTTCAGCCTAACACCTCTCTCATGTCAAGGCCCACTTGGATGGATGAGGCAGCACTTCAGATGAAGACTAATATGAAAAAAGCAATGTCAGAGATAGATTtcatagcaacaacaacagattGTTGGAGTTCAAGGAGAAGAGGTTTCATCGGTGTCACTGCCCACTGGGTTGATCCTAACAGCCTGGAGAGGTGCTCAGTAGCACTAGCATGCAGGCAGCTTAAAGGCCCACACACTTTTGATGTTTTGGCTTGTGCTCTAAATGACATACATTGGCAAACAGAACAAGGTTGTTCCAACTACTACGGACAATGGGTCAAATTTTTTAAAGGCATTTCGTATATATATGGAGAGCAAGATGAGAACAACAACTTTGCTTTAGAAGAGACTGAAGATGAGataagtgatgtgatgtgtgatgaagatgaagaggatgTGGATGGTGTCGAGGTGGACTTTGTAGAGGTCACAGCTGTTTTAGATGAGGATGATGGCTTACAATTCCAGCTTCCAAAGCATCATCGTTGTGCCTGCCACTTATTAAACTTGGTTTCCACAGTGGATGCCGCCAAAGCCTGTTCAAATGAAGCCTTCAAGAAGCTGTCCAGGTCAGCAAAGTGCCATGCACTACGGAATAAGTGTGGCAGATCTGCGGCTGCAGCAGAGATTGTAGAAGATATGTGCAAAATTCAGCTGATTCGCCCCAACACAACAAGGTGGCATTCCTTATTTCTCGCCGTTGAGAGAGTGCTTCGAATCATTAAAGATCAGGGAGAGGGGGCTATCAGAACTGTCTGCACTTCACTCAAGTTGCCAAT GTCGAGTCCAGTTGAAATTGCGTTTCTGGAAGAGTATGCCGGAACCATGAGCCCCCTAGACAAAGCCCTCAACATTCTTCAGGCTGAAATCGATGTTCAGATGGGATGGCTTCTGCCTACTTTGACACTCCTCATCTTGAAACTGGACCGAATTcgcatttcctccaggtactgcAAACCTCTGGTGGATGCCATCCAAGGAGGCCTGCAGCAGCGCTTTGGAAACATGCTGGTAGAGCCAGAGTTTATTGCAGCTGCAATCCTTGTCCCGAAATTTAAAACATCCTGGACAGCGGATGAACACATTGTCAAACTAG GCCTGGACTACATCAAGGACCATCTGGAGGAAGAGACTTCCAATGAAACACCAGTTGGTCAGGAAGGTATCAGGCAGTTAGATGGCAACTTGCCTGCAAAGCTgatgacaaagaaattcttAAGTCCTTCCCAGCAGTCTGTAAGTTGTCTTTGA